TTTAATCTCTATCTGAGGAGCATAGTTACTAGAAGGTCAGAGTGTAGATCCAGTTACGGCCACAATAAAAACATGAATGCTGTCACTTTGAATCACTTCATCTCCAGAATTGCTTATTCAAATTCTAGCAAATTAAAACACTATATGATAATTgctagtttttaaaaaaagcatTAGAAaggttctttcttttttcagtcCTTTTTAACAACTAAAGATGTTAGGTTTTAGTTGGCGAATTCCATGTATGAAAAATGtatacacatttattttttcttcttttgtgaaATGATTAGACAATTAGACATTTAGTTGGCTACAAACTTCGAATTATTAGacaattaaagataaaaataaaatttggttacaaacttggtTATAACTTAAGGTTACAATCTCActaaatatctttttattaaatgtgaattttgacaaatttgctattagattatattatctttttatatcttttatgcttataaaatttttagaatatcaaaaattaatagctatgtcattaatcaattatttaaattgcaagtttttatagtataaattttttaataaaataggtttatagatcatatagtaaataatatctgatttacgcaaaatttgacatgtttgATAAGAACGTAAAGAGCATGCAaactaacggttagattttcaaaatatatagcaatgttaattttttttttttttttttaaatgaagagtAACTCTGGGCTACAACTAAGAGGTGTAACTTTATGTAAAGCTTGTCTAGGACTAACCCTAGACCCTGTAACTCCTATACATACCCTACTAAAGTAGAATCTAGATAGCTTAAAAGAGTAGGaaggaatgaatgaattaatgtgcaatgaaaaagaaaagaaaggaatcaaaagatctctttcttttcttggatGTTAAATGTAAAGAGAACGAAtattaggaaagaaaaaaacattatgGAACTTCATTATCATTATATATACCTTATGtattctttactttttatttgtgATCAATCTAGTAAGGTAAAAATCTatcttgacttttttttaaagggcaaAACGTGGCTACATAATGGCTATAATTCTcgctaaaaaaattaacatgattacatattttgaaaatctaactattgaattgtttgttctttattattgatctttgatcttttgaaaattttgcaagtataaaagatataagaaaaaaaaaagtaaattaatggtggatttgacaaaattcacatccaaaaTGTAAATGTATGCTCCTTTCTTCTACGATTAAGCAATTTTGGTTGGGATTAAGTATGTTGATTCATTAATTTATTGGTAAGCCACCaacaattttgacatttttctcACTTGCAAAgagtttttctcttttggtggaAGATCAAGTTAACTTTAGCTGCAATGGTGGTGACTGAACAGTTCTTAGTGGCTGCAATTATGTAATAGTGGAAAGTGTTAGTATGGACAAGcaagcaaaaagaaagataatgtAAATGGCAGTAAGAATTCTGGACATGGatcaaaaaaagattaaataaaagagaatatATAAGTCTAATTTGGCAAGCAAATCATAAATACCTTACCTTATTTCTCTTGTTCCAATGAGTCATACAACCCTAAAGTGGCAAGCAAGCACAAATGCTTTGCTTTGCctacttctcttttttttttttttggaacaatgGCATAATAATCCTCTATATATAGTAGAAGTTCTAAATGAATTCTAATGAATTTGGATTTCACAAAACTAAAATTGAGGCTAACGTGGAACCTTTCTTAGGGTGTTTTGAAGCCAAAATTATATCTTCCTTTTGTAAGtattgataattgtttttacaaatttgttcatatatgtgtgtgtgtgtgtttctatTGTTATTCATAAATGATAGAGTGCTTTGCTTGCTTAAAATTTGTCATATAGATGTTAAATGTGGTAACATTTCATTGCAATTGAAATTGACACTATATTTGTGTGAGAGATATTACTACCTAATGGTTTGGTTTATGTTACATTTAATGTATCATTGATAAAATGTATATGACTTAagtaactattttattttattttttgagaaagaagtaaGTATTTTCTTGAATCCAAGTTTTATTTAATATCTATTATAGGTTAATCACAAgcaatatttcaaaataaccaGTTGTAATTAACTATTAAATCTAAAAGATTACatgccaaaaataataataataataaagactAGTAAGTTTTAAATGCCTAATTACCtttttagttgaaaaaaaaaaaaaaaaaaaaccttagcaAGATGATTGTAGAAAAGAAACTTATTCCACAATGAATTTAGCAAACTATTgttataaataaaagttttgaggaatataatttttgtaaaaattaccCAAAGTCTAATTTGAATCTATTCCTCATCAAATCTTCATTTTGTCTCATATTGATAGTAAGATAATTTAAATTCCTTCGTGAAAGTTAAcaactcattttttttccctctttttattatatgtggGGAAGAGGGTTTTTTAACctaaattttcttcatcaagAACACCCGGTAGTGTCATtgggttttaaaattattgtcaaaatattaaaagacaTAAAGATTAAGGGAGTGATAAAttgagcaaccaaaaaaaaaaaaaattaagagaatgATCTAATGGAAAAAAGGCATAGCTTTATTCAAGTAGAAACTATACAATTACAAATAAGAAATTACCTTGTTGCATTTCTAATGGTAAAATtgacataatatttatatttaacgTTTCAGGTGCATTGCtgttaatatataaaaaagtttcgttttttttttttttaaatgttaagtTTTTCACTTTTAACATTCCCCCACACCAGTTTTTACAttgtaaaattgaaaataccCACCCGGCCCAACCCAtgacttctaaattttaagtttcaaacAATCAGGTccaaatttctttaatttcattcTAAAACTAACGGTATGAACCCAAACCAATAGCTTTGAAtctttatttagcaaaaaaaaaaagctttgaaTCTTTAAAGAAAATGGCGTTTGTTAGATAGATTCTGACGCATCACTATCACTACctgcctctttctctttctctgtttcttttcgTATATTAATGTGAATCTCATCCATCTGACTATCTACATTTCGAATCACCCACCCCCCTTTGTGTCTCATCTGAtgcccttttctttctttttctcttaactAATTTGATGATTATATCTATGATTGTTACTGTGACTGTGCATGTCATAGAACAAGAAGATGGAGCAGCCGCAACAGTTTCTACATTTTTGCACTTGAAATTGACGCTAAATGGTTTAGTTTATGTTACATTTAATGTATCTTTTGATAAAATGAATATCACTTAAATAACTATTTTCTTGAATCCAGTTTTTATGTAATATCTATTATAAGTTAATCACAAACAATAGTTCAACCCAAATTTCTTAATTCCATTctaaaaatccaatttttgtACTTACTTTTATTAGACCCAAGTAATTAAAATCCTATAATCACCTCAATATCTCTCACAACCAAACTCCACATCAATCGTTTTACATCAAAATTGAGAATGCTGTCGTTAGATTTGAAACCAATTCTCACGCATTGCGCccctctttctctctgtttcttttcGTATGTGATCCATCTACATTTGGATTCACCCATCCCTTTGTGTCTgatgtcattttctttttgtacttatAGATAAATGTTACAGGAACTTAACTTCAACAAACTCAAAATTGAGGCCAATTGGAAGCTTTTTTTAGGTGTGTTTTGAAGCCAAATTGTATAATTCTTGCTGTAAGTATATACTTTTACAAATTTGttcatatgtgtgtgtatgttttattgttatttataaaCTATAGATTACTTTGCttgcttaaaatttttcatataaacaTAAACGTTGTAAAATTTGGGCTATGTTTGGTTTGATTGAAATTGATTTCACGAAAACATTTTCCTCATTTACGGGTACTTGGGGTGACTGAAAATGTTGGtcaactataaattttttttttttcacttgatcATAAGATAAGAGCATTTATGGTGAAAATTagtttatacttttatttttcataaaccatTTTTCACGTCGCCCAAACTCATCAATTGAACTTCCACCCCCCACTCCCCACTAAAATTCCTAGTCTTTGGTGGCCAACCACTATCGCTAACCGCTGGTCCTTgattacagttttttttttaaaaaatctaaaattttactttttttttttttattatatatgtgctTGGGAGATGTGAATGTGTTAAAGTAGtagaaaatatgtttttcataaCATTTATACAACTAAACACTTACAAATATTTTCTAGAGTATTTTTaggaatgcaaccaaacacttggaaattttttttttcgaaaaacattttcacatgaaaatattttattggacTTGAATTGACTCTATAGTTTTGTGAGATATATTATTGTTAAACTATGAGATAACAAAAGGTATATCatgtttttttggttggatgATGAAAGCTATATCTcttaattgctttttttataagtcattattttcttgattctaagttttttatttgatatttattataGGTTAATcacatgtaaaattttaaaataattagttGTCATTTACtattaaatctataaaattagttgtttattgtgttgaagaataccaaaaaaaaaaaaaaaaaaaaaaattttttttcatagattAGTGAGTTTTTAATGCCCAATTACCATAACatttgaaagaaagaatagatCACACTAATATTTGGTAAGGAAGGTAATTGtaggaaataaaattattcCAATAGTGgatttagcaaattttttttttagaagaaccTAATCCCTATTAAATTTTGTCCCATAAAGATAGTTTACATTCTTTTTTGAACTAAGCTACAAAATcttgtcaaaatattataaagattAAGGGAGTGGTAGAAtgagcattaaaaaaaaaaaaaaaaattaaagagagtgattgaatgaaagaaagagactCACcacagaaaaaaaagaaaaaaaaaagccattattcttattatttatccaaagaaataatatttttctagtcaagtaaaaaaaatcacgTTTTTATTATAATGAAATCAATTTATAGAATTCCTAATCCTATGTCTGTCAATAGTTTGTAGGTTATTAAAATTGTCTTCCACTTTTgacgtcaaaaaaaaaaagtcttccaCTTTTAACATTGCAAAATTGAAAAGACCCACCCAACAAAAATACCCACCCGGGCCTAACCCATGCCTTTTAAACGATCTGGTCCGAGTAGAACAACACTTCACGCCCAAATCCCTCTGTATACGCTCTGTAAGTTAACGGTATgaacccaaaccaaaccaaaagcTTTGAATCagtttttgttattaaaatccAAACTCCAAAATGGGTCATTTTACAtggaaatttaaagaaaatggtGTGTTGTTAGATAGATTCGAAACCAATTCTGACGCATCACTATTTTGATGATTATGTCATAGAACAAGAAGATGGAGCAGCcgcagcagcagcagcacctTCTACATTTTTGCGATTCAAACCATCCCTTGCTCTTCCTTCGAGACGCCAGATGGGGAGATACTTGTTGTGGCTGCCAAGAATCAGTTTATGGCCCTACCTACTTTTGTAAAGAAGGTAGTTCATAGCATTGGATAGACACCACACATCATAAATCATGTGTGGAATTGCCACTTGGGTTGCACCATCCCTTGCACCCAATCCATCCTCTCATTCTCTTTGATGAAAAGACACATTATCCTGAACAAGAAGACAAACAAAAGACCAAATGCCAACTCTGCAATGAATCTCGCCGACAATACACTTATGCTTCCTTGCCACTTGTGCTTCCTTGCCGCCCACCATCCAATCTTCTGAAGTCCACCACCACCCATTAACCCCCTTTTGGAAGTGGATGTCGTTCGCTTGTGACTTTTGTGCCAAAGAAGTCAAGGGTATACCTAATCAGTGTGCCCTATGTGGTTTCTGGGTTCATAATAGTTGTGCTTCTTTGCCACGCAGACTCAAAGTTATACGTCACAAGCACCTCCTCCACCTCACCCATTCTTATCTTGAAGTTAGACTCCATTAATCCGACTCCCGATTCTGTCAACTCTGTGTTCAAAAGGTGAACACAAACTATGGATTTTACTATTGCTCCAAATGCGATTTCGTTGCCCACCTCGATTGTGCTGCGGACTACAGAAATAGGGAGAACATAAATTTGCAGGAACTTAAAGAGGGGGAGAATGAAGATCCAGAGCTCGATCAATCTGTTGGCTCAGCAGCTTACAAAGTCAAAAATATCAAAGAGAGGGAGGACGGAACTGAAATAGCCATAGAAATTCGACACTTCAGTCATGAGCATGGCTTAAAGCTTTCGGATGATGAGGTTCTAGATAATGAAAAATGCAACGGGTGCGTACAAGCAATTTCCCCTCCCTTTTACAGTTGTTTAAATTGTAGCTTCTTTCTACATGAATCTTGTGCTAAATTACCTAGAAAAAAACGACACCCATTTCATCAACACTTACTCACCCTCTTCCATGTGAATACGACATTTGAGTGTTATGCCTGTAAACGTAATTTCAATGGCTTCATCTATTGGTGTGGTATATGCCAGtttaaacttgattttcaaTGTAGTTTAATCTCAAACATCCTTACCCACCCTGGTCatgagcatcaacttcttctcTCAAGCATAGAATCTAAACATAATTGCAGTTGTTGTGATTCTAAAATTTCCCCAATATTCCGTTGTACCACTTGCAAATTTGCTTTGGATTTCAAATGTGCAACACTACCACAAACTGCAAGGTACAAACAACATGAGCATCCCTTCACTCTCCGTTATACTGCTGAAGATGAATCCAGTGAATATTATTGTGATATCTGTGAAGAAGAACGCAACTCAAAGCATTGGTTCTACTATTGTGCAAATTGCGATTATCCTACACATACCAAATGTATTCTTGGAAAAAACCCAAATGTCAAGTAACGCATATGATGGTCACCTATTTGGAGGTGTTAACACATTTGACTGTCACCCACACACCATTACTTTGATTGAGGAAATTATAGACTGCCCTCGATATACTAGTTCTTGCAAAGAGTTGATCTATCAATGGGCCCAATGTAATTTCTAGATGCACTTTTATTgtttatagaaagaaaaatattgtttaaatttttattctatacTAAACATAGTACACAGAATTTTTGGTGCATGAAATCTGTAATTcttattctatttattttattttatttacttttgaaCTTAAGCTTAGCTTATTAGGATTGTTGTTTCGTACCTCTCAAATGGCCACAACATTTAATTATTGTCACATttactaaattaaatttttggtcCTACAAGCAACTTACTAAATTCTTCATTGAACCTACCAATCTGGATGCTGGCACTAACTTTGAGATGagttttttctctatttgttttagTATGTTTGGGTTCTTGAACGACATTTAAGCTGGTTGTTGGTGATTATGTTTGTTTAGTCCTTGGGACATTGGTTAATTCCTGATGCTGTGACCATTTTGGGGCTATGGATGGTGTTTGGAGGTGTATCCTACCTTTTTGAAAAAACGCCTTAGAAACCTTTTCTTAAACTGcatcaattacaaaatataCAAGTAGTTTAGGCTCATAAGTTTAAAATGCAGTAttgtttttggtaaatttgatttttattttgtggcaaccataattaattgttattcctaaataaattttttttgaagttatatAGAATTTTCCTAGAAGTAATTGTTAGTAAAACTTTAAGCTAGACTTTTCTTCTAAAAGATGTCTACTATTTTGCTTAAATAATTCATGATATGCCAAAAATGTTAACTTTGCTAGATTCCAAGTGTGAAGAAATCGTATTAGATGGAGGGGAAAGTTGTGACCTTCAAAATAGTTTGTCCGGGCAACTATGCAGTCTTAGAGAATATAAGAATTCACAAAAGTAGGTAGCCAAACCTAGAAAGGATGGTCTTCCTCTGAATTTATAATCAATtaagtcaatttatttttgtttacttcCCTTATGTgctattaattttcttttggcaaTGGACCCACTAGAGCATTGGAGGAGTGATGTCACCATCCAGGTAGAAATTGCTCCTTCACCCATTTACTGGCCTGAGAAATGTTGTAAGAGTTTCAATcttatttcctaaaaaaaaaaaattactttagaTTGTGGTGTATATGTCTAACAAGTGGGATTTATTAAAGTcatatattttgtgaaatttctttCGAATGTCTGAAATTCTATGCGCTATTTATTCACTATTTATTCATTGAATTGCATACAGTTTTTACGACAAGCATATGTGGAGGCAACTGATTTCTTTAACCTGAAAGGGTGAAAAAGTTGTGAACAATTCTATAATGGTGAAATTTCTTTATAACCTTTGATATGATTTGTTGCATATGTAACTCAACGTTGCTTTTATTGTTGCAAAGGATGAATTGCATatatttgtgtaattttttagTTTACCACTTTATAACTGATTAGTGAGCTCTAAAGATGTCAAAgctaattaaaattgaaatggTAGAGCAACTCAAGGATTCATTTTATAACATTGTATGTGGGTAACAGTGTTGGGTCATAGACTGTTTATTTCTAGCGAAGATGTTGGCACTTACAAGAAAGGTGGGTTTATCTTTGATGGAATGGTCTGAGATGGAGTATTTAGATGGACAATAGAAGCAGGGGATAGAGTATATTCACTATTGCTTGAAGCAGAATgcattgaagaaacaaagaaatctTATACTGGATCTGATTAATTGATTAGGACAAGAATAATGGAGAACAAGATCCATACTTATCTTGAGTCTTTCTACTTAGTAGAGTCATTCAAGTTTTGATGCTGCTGTGAGCTTTCTAATCTGAGATTGGAATAATATTGATTTAAGGAAAATTGAGTGGCCATGAGAAGAATGGATGGTGGAAGACTGGTTTGAGGGGGTTCCCCCTCTAAGAATTGCTTTTTTGTTTAAAcggtctttttttattttttttaatagaaaaaactTTATTGAAAACCAAAACAGGCAAAAAACAGAATAGCAATGGGATTGCCAATAACTTACTAACGGCCTCCTCTAAGGTTACATTTACAATAGCAAATGGGTTATTCCctaaatcaaaagattcaaaaatagAGTTAAGCATAGACCATCTAGCTAAGGAGTGGGCTGCTCTGTTTGCAATGCTCGTGAAAGattcttatcaaatttttgCAAACGTGCTCATAAACCATAGATTTGTTCTAAAAAACAATTTGGTTTCTACACTTCCATACCCGTTCAATTACCAGAGCACCAAACTTGCTCATAAATATCAATGATGAAGCTCGTGAGCTTATTAGTATTGATTGGCTTTgtttcacttaaaattttcaaattgaatgATGTGgggtatatatattttcattattattaagcACTTTTGAAAGCAATACTATAGTTATTTGAGATATATAATACTCGAAACTTTAAGCTATTGGCTAATGTTAGCACAACAATGCTATTTGCACATTTTGTTGCACACCTGATTTCACACTTGACCTCTAGGCcttcattttatattaaaacAGTGATCACATTTCCATGAAATTCAAAACTGTTCTCATTTTCCTGTGTTACTCATGTTAACTCATTTTGTAATAATTTGGTATGTAGTCTCTGTCATAATCAAGTACACATGCTATAAGATGCTATACTTATTTATGCTGGGACCCTTTCTTCCTCCCTTTTGTTTTCTTCCCAATTACTTGTGTTTAATTGAACTTCTTCATGTAATGGCTTCCTGTCCCATGTCAACTTGTAGGTCATTACTctggacatttttttttgataggtaagaaaaaatatattcaaaaaactaCTAGATGCCAAATAGCACCAACAtaacaaaagtacaaaaaagaaaagtagagaacaaaaacaaaaaacattaattacaaagaaagagagctaaggaaaagaggaagagagtcactagatgtgagtccccaagccctagccCAGTCAAACAGGGAACTAGAAAAGAGAGCAAGCATTTGGTCCTCAGATCTATCCAAATCCTCAAACGTCCGCCGATTGtgttccttccaaatacaccacatcataCACAACGGAACTAAGTTCCAAATGTAAGATGAATGCtttcccaaccaattccaccaactaaaaagaaaatctgACACCGTACATGAGAGGACCTAAGAAATCCTAAAAAGCCGAAAAACAAAACACCACAGCCAATAAGCCTTTCCACAATGTAACAACAAATGATCCACTGTCTCACCACAGCAAcgacacataatgcaccagtcaacaaaatcaaagtcTCTAAGCCGTAAGTTATCACCCGTGAGGATTCTATCCCATGCGgctgtccaaacaaagaaaaagacacGCCGGggagccttaaccttccaaatacctttccatgGAAAAACAGCGGAATAAGAGCCATGTAACTTATGATAAAAAGAGCGGATAGTAAAATCCCCATTTTTTGTCAACTTCCATCTCAACCGATCACCATCAGTCCCTGAAGGTAAATTGGCTGCCAAGAGCCGAAGGAAATCAACCACCACATCTACCTCCCAATCATTAGGACCTCGATTGAAACGAACATCCCAAATTCTCCCATCCCCTGCTCCTTGACATATCAAAGATGATTCTATAGAAGCCTCTCTGTTTGCAGCAAAATTGTACAAGACTGGAAAAGCCAGTTGGAGAGAAAGATCTCCACACCACCTATCTgtccaaaatttcactctatcCCCCACCCTAACCTTATACTGgacatttttgttgaaaatttccCAGCCTTTCCTGATACTTCTCCACAAACCGCAACCATGAGCACCCTTTCCCAACTTAGAggtccaccccccccccccccccccaatcttCCCCAAATTTCAAAGCTACCACCCTCCTCCAAAGCCTATTCTCCTTGATCCCAAAACGCCAAAGCCACTTTCCTAGCAAGGCTTTATTGAAAGTGGTTAATTTTCTAATACCCAAGCCACCATAAGCAATA
This genomic stretch from Quercus lobata isolate SW786 chromosome 3, ValleyOak3.0 Primary Assembly, whole genome shotgun sequence harbors:
- the LOC115980349 gene encoding uncharacterized protein LOC115980349, whose protein sequence is SDSRFCQLCVQKVNTNYGFYYCSKCDFVAHLDCAADYRNRENINLQELKEGENEDPELDQSVGSAAYKVKNIKEREDGTEIAIEIRHFSHEHGLKLSDDEVLDNEKCNGCVQAISPPFYSCLNCSFFLHESCAKLPRKKRHPFHQHLLTLFHVNTTFECYACKRNFNGFIYWCGICQFKLDFQCSLISNILTHPGHEHQLLLSSIESKHNCSCCDSKISPIFRCTTCKFALDFKCATLPQTARYKQHEHPFTLRYTAEDESSEYYCDICEEERNSKHWFYYCANCDYPTHTKCILGKNPNVK